Genomic segment of Wolbachia endosymbiont (group A) of Longitarsus flavicornis:
CAGAGATGCTGTAACACCTGACAACTCGCTTTTTACCAAGGGATTTATTAGTTAAAACTGCAACCTTCAGGTTTCCTGTACTTCTATTCCTACCATCTGTATCAATACCATGATTATCAAAACGAATATAGACTCTCTCATCTGGAGCTAAAATACCTGCGTCATGTGCAGTAGCAAACATACTGAAAAAGAATACAGGAAGGAAACGACCTGTACCCACGTGATACAAGAAAGATGGACATTGATCTAAAAAGGATTCAAACTCTCGTCTAAAACCTTCAAGATTTTTATTGACCAAACTTCTGATAAATCCATCACCATTATTCATATAATATACCTTTCTACTTGCTACGGCGAGAAAAATCACTTACACCAGGGGTTCCAAGAATGGATTTTGGAGCATCACCAGAACCATCATGTCTAATAGAAAGACTAGAATCTTCAGCTTCCACTATGGATATGGACCGTCTTCGATAATCACCGGAACCATCATCTCTAGGAGGTAAAGTTGCTTTTTCTAACTCAGAAAACAATTCTTTTGCGAAATTACCGTAGTCTATATCTTCTTTCATTCCTTCTCTACCACATAATCTAAGGTCTTCTATCATAACTTCTTTGAAGGACTCAAACTTTTCAGGAAAGCAATCCTTGGCAAATAACATTATCTCTAATATTTCTTTTTTTTCATCAGACTTACGACCAGATCGTTCCCAATTAACCACTAACCCTGCAAGTGCATTTTCTATAGGAACTTGGAAGTTAGAAGTATCGACAGCAGCCTCCTTGTGTTTATAAAAGCGATCACATCTCCACATTTCCATAATAAGAGATCTAGCTTGAGCATTAAACTCAGGATTTTCCAACATAACATTTGAAAGTGAGGAAAGAAGAAGTTTATATTCTTCATATGAGAATATTTTCTCTGAATGATCTCCGCCTCCACGTTCTGAAACTCCTTTATAACACCAGCACTGTACTAAATCATGCACTGTATCAAAAAAATACGAATCTATTAATTCAGCAAAAAGGGAATATACTCCTTTATCTTTCTGCGATAATTTCTGCAAAAGAGTATCTTTGTCAGCTACCTTATTTACACAAAAATCTAAAATAGGAGCATCTTTCTCAACAGATTGAACGCGAGACAGAACAAGAATAGTGTCTGTAAGCTTCTTCTCTTTATCTTCTTCTTTTAAATGATTATAAAAATACTCTACTCCTTCACTCCACTTAAGTCTTACAGCACTGTCAAAACCTTCTGCTGCATTACCAGGTTGCCTTAATTCCCCAGATTCCTTATCTATCCAGAAACTTAGTACAGGATCTTCCCTTTTCATCCCATACAAAAGTGAATTTAGTATATATTTATTATCATCTTTTACAGGACGACCATTACCATCAACTGCATTAGATGAAAAACTTCTTTTATAGGAATCAAATTGCTCTTCAAAGAGAGAAGGAATTTTATCTACTACACAGTATCTACAAGCCATATCATATCTGCGAAGCGGATTATCAATTTCTCCTATTTTCTCTTCAGTTAATCTTTGACCTAAAACAGCATTATCTAACCTTGCACCTGACCAACAATTTTCATTTTGGAATATATTGTACAAAAACTGCAGCTTATCACCCTCAAAAGATTTAATATTCTCTATATAGGTCTCCGCCCACCTTTTAATAGCTAACTTCCTCCCAGCAGCAATTTCAGGATCTGTATGTTTTATAATATCTTGTAGATTTTTAAGTAGTGCAGCTTGACGCTTTGTTTCTATTGGCATTTCACCCCCTATAAAAAATATTTACTGCATTATGCAAAAGTTAGAATCAAATATCAACACTAAATTTATCAAGAATAAGAAAAATTTTATGAAAAACATTTTCTATATTTAGATATTATGCGTTTAACTGATACGTAGAATTGGTGAGAAAATCAAACAGGCCATAGCGAGAATAGCGAAAGAGTTAGATATAGGCTCTAGACTAGTGGATAAAGAAATATAATAAGTTAAAAATGGACAGAGCTTTAAGGGAGTTGCAATACTTAGGCTTTTTCTTTAAGTTGTTCAGTTTCATCTATCGAAAGGCCGGTAGACTCAGCTATTAAGTTAACAGATACGCCAGCTTTCAGTAAGTTTTTTGCAACTTCAATTTCCCTTTCTTTTCTGCCTTTTTCGTGACCGATTTGGATGCCTTCTTGTCTACCTTCTTGTCTACCTTCATGTTTAGCATCATCGAGTTTTTGAGCAAGGACAGCCTGTTCATCACGAATACGTTTGATCTCTTGTTCATAGGCTATAAATTCTTTTTCTGACCAGTTGAATCTATTTAGTTCTTCATATGCTCTTTTAATTATTAGATCACTTCCTATTATTCTCTCTAGCTCTTCTTCACTAGTTTCGTCTGCATATCTAAAGAAGTAGACCCATTTTTCAACTATACTTGAAAGCTGATCTTCTTTGGTTTTTGGAAATTTAGGCAATTCAATAAATATAAAGTAAAAATCTTTTAGGTCATGTTCATTAGTATCTTCATCGCGAATAGTGTGCTTTGATTTATACTCAGACTTATCAGGAAATAAAATACAGTCTGCTATAGCAATAAAGATAATTTCCTTAAGGTCATGATATTGATCGCCTTTGTCAGCCTGTCTTGAATAAGCTTTAGCGGCATAGTATTGGGCACGTTTTTCAAAGCCTTTAGTTTTAGCGACCTGCATTTCGACTATCACTTGCAGCCCATTTTCATCTCTACAAAGAACATCAACAATGCTTTGTTTTTTAGAAGCAATATCAGGGTCTTGAATAGTACTTAAAAACTCTATATCCTGTATTGCATTTTTTCCAGCAAAGCCGAGAATATCATTAAGAAAGTGAATAAGGATATCTTTATTTTTTTCAGTGCCAAAGATGCGCTTGAACGATATATCATTTTTTGGATCGAGAAACTTCGAAAGAGCCATGAGAAAGTAAGATAAAAAGCATTAATAATTATACACAATTGTGAAGAAATATTCAACTAAAATTCAAACCACAGGAGATAACATTTCGGGCTGGGTTTTTACAACTATTTCTGTTTTTAAATTAGTTGAGACATCTAATAGAGAACTTGATTTGCATTGATATTCAAGCTATATCCTGATAAGACTGAGAGTTGGAAATATGGCAATAATTCTTTTAGATACAAAAACAATAAACCGTATAGCAGCGGGTGAAGTAATCGAAAGGCCAGCAAGTGTAGTAAAGGAATTAGTAGAAAATGCAATAGATGCTAGAGATAGAGATCAAAATAGAAAGTGGTGGGCGTAATCTTATAACTGTAACAGACGATGGAAATGGAATAGAAAAGGAAGATTTGGAACTTGCGTTTATGCGCCACGCTACTTCAAAATTAAGCGATAGTGAGTTAATAGAGATCAAACATCTTGGCTTTAGAGGAGAGGCTCTGCCTTCAATTGCAGCAGTAAGCAGAATGAAATTATCATCCAAGGCAAGTGGAGCAAAGGAAGCATGGTCTATAAGGTATGAGGGAGGAGAAAAAGTAAGAGAGATTACCCCTTGTTCTTTGTTGCAAGGTACATATATTGAAGTTCGTGACTTATTTTTTGCTACACCAAATAGACTAAAGTTTCTAAAAACCGAAAGGGCAGAAACACAAAGTATTGTTGATATTGTGAATAACTTAGCGATGATTAATTATAGTATTGGGTTTACTCTCACTTCTGGTAATAAAAAGCTCTTAAAATATGTTAAGCAAACTTCGCTGTTCAACAGATTATGTGAAATAGAAAAAGAATTTCAAAGCAATTCACTGGAAGTTAAAGAGGAAGAAGAAGGCATCAAACTTAAGGGACACATCTGTAAACCTAATGTCAATCGTGGCAACTCAACTCAGATTTATACGTTTGTTAATGGAAGGCCAATGAAAGACAATCTACTTGTTGGTGCAATTAGGTATGCGTATCACGATTTTATTCCAAACAATAGGTATCCTTTTGCAGTGTTGCATTTAGAAGTACCATATGACCAAGTAGATGTAAATGTGCATCCAAATAAATCGGAAGTAAGATTTCAAAATAAGAGGTTAATATATGAAATAGTGAGAAGAGGGCTAATAAAAGCGTTGTCAATGAGAATAGGTACCTCTTCAGTGAGTGATATTGATGGATCTAGGTGTCAAGGTATTGGAGAAGAACTGGGTGGTTCGCCTTTTGATGTTAGTGAAAGTCAAAGGAATAGTGAGCGTGTTAATAATGGAAAAAGCAGAGAAGTAAAGGGTCAAAAAGAATTTTACGAAAGGAAGCCAAGTCTTTTAGAAAATCGTCTAATGAAAGAATTCAATGCACCAGATGAAAGAAAGCGAAGCTTATCAGGAAGTTTTAAGTATGAAGGTATAGAGAAATCTACACCACAGAAAGGAGTTATGGTTCTAGAAAGAGAGCAAATTGATTTAATAGCGGATCATCCTCTAGGGTATGCACGCTGTCATGTCTACAATACTTATATTATTGCTGAGGCTAAAGGCAAATTGATTATAGTAGATCAGCACGCAGCTCATGAGAGATTGATATACGAGTGCTTAAAGCAAAAATCAAGCATAAAAAGACAAAAACTTCTTCTTCCTGAAATAGTTGAGATTAAAAACCAAGCTGGAATGGAGATGGTTAAAACTTATAAAGATAAGCTTTTTGAAATGGGTTTTGGTATTGAAATAGAATCAGAAGATAAAGTAAGGGTAAAAGAAATACCTGCAATCTTGGGAACAATAGATATAAAAGAGATGCTAGTTGATATAGTAGATAAGTTAATGGAAATAGAAGATACGCTACCAATAGAGGATAAGGTGAACAAAATATCATCCATAATCGCTTGCCACGGAGCAGGAAGAAAAATGAAATTGGAAGAGATGAATGAGATACTAAGACAAATTGAGAAAACTCCATATTCTGATCACGGAAGACTAACGTATATAGAAATGAAACTAAGTGATATAGAAAAATTGTTTGAAAGGAGATGAGTTCAGTTTGTCAAAAAGGTTCCCAATTAAGTATACGTAACAGCTCTTCTGGTTATGGAGTATAAAATGTGAAAAAAGAGAATAAATGCTCTAATTTTTTAGATTACAAAGTAATAGGACAGGAAGTAAGAAATCGTAGATTAGCAAAGGGCTATACT
This window contains:
- a CDS encoding cytoplasmic incompatibility factor CifA, translating into MPIETKRQAALLKNLQDIIKHTDPEIAAGRKLAIKRWAETYIENIKSFEGDKLQFLYNIFQNENCWSGARLDNAVLGQRLTEEKIGEIDNPLRRYDMACRYCVVDKIPSLFEEQFDSYKRSFSSNAVDGNGRPVKDDNKYILNSLLYGMKREDPVLSFWIDKESGELRQPGNAAEGFDSAVRLKWSEGVEYFYNHLKEEDKEKKLTDTILVLSRVQSVEKDAPILDFCVNKVADKDTLLQKLSQKDKGVYSLFAELIDSYFFDTVHDLVQCWCYKGVSERGGGDHSEKIFSYEEYKLLLSSLSNVMLENPEFNAQARSLIMEMWRCDRFYKHKEAAVDTSNFQVPIENALAGLVVNWERSGRKSDEKKEILEIMLFAKDCFPEKFESFKEVMIEDLRLCGREGMKEDIDYGNFAKELFSELEKATLPPRDDGSGDYRRRSISIVEAEDSSLSIRHDGSGDAPKSILGTPGVSDFSRRSK
- a CDS encoding Rpn family recombination-promoting nuclease/putative transposase; this encodes MALSKFLDPKNDISFKRIFGTEKNKDILIHFLNDILGFAGKNAIQDIEFLSTIQDPDIASKKQSIVDVLCRDENGLQVIVEMQVAKTKGFEKRAQYYAAKAYSRQADKGDQYHDLKEIIFIAIADCILFPDKSEYKSKHTIRDEDTNEHDLKDFYFIFIELPKFPKTKEDQLSSIVEKWVYFFRYADETSEEELERIIGSDLIIKRAYEELNRFNWSEKEFIAYEQEIKRIRDEQAVLAQKLDDAKHEGRQEGRQEGIQIGHEKGRKEREIEVAKNLLKAGVSVNLIAESTGLSIDETEQLKEKA
- the mutL gene encoding DNA mismatch repair endonuclease MutL, whose amino-acid sequence is MLEIEIKIESGGRNLITVTDDGNGIEKEDLELAFMRHATSKLSDSELIEIKHLGFRGEALPSIAAVSRMKLSSKASGAKEAWSIRYEGGEKVREITPCSLLQGTYIEVRDLFFATPNRLKFLKTERAETQSIVDIVNNLAMINYSIGFTLTSGNKKLLKYVKQTSLFNRLCEIEKEFQSNSLEVKEEEEGIKLKGHICKPNVNRGNSTQIYTFVNGRPMKDNLLVGAIRYAYHDFIPNNRYPFAVLHLEVPYDQVDVNVHPNKSEVRFQNKRLIYEIVRRGLIKALSMRIGTSSVSDIDGSRCQGIGEELGGSPFDVSESQRNSERVNNGKSREVKGQKEFYERKPSLLENRLMKEFNAPDERKRSLSGSFKYEGIEKSTPQKGVMVLEREQIDLIADHPLGYARCHVYNTYIIAEAKGKLIIVDQHAAHERLIYECLKQKSSIKRQKLLLPEIVEIKNQAGMEMVKTYKDKLFEMGFGIEIESEDKVRVKEIPAILGTIDIKEMLVDIVDKLMEIEDTLPIEDKVNKISSIIACHGAGRKMKLEEMNEILRQIEKTPYSDHGRLTYIEMKLSDIEKLFERR